In Streptomyces sp. P3, one DNA window encodes the following:
- a CDS encoding class I SAM-dependent methyltransferase: MLTVDFSRFPLAPGDRVLDLGCGAGRHAFECYRRGAQVVALDQNAEEIREVAKWFAAMKEAGEAPEGATATAMEGDALALPFPDDSFDVVIISEVMEHIPDDKGVLAEMVRVLKPGGRIAITVPRYGPEKVCWTLSDAYHEVEGGHIRIYRADELLEKIREAGLKPYGTHHAHALHSPYWWLKCAFGVDNDKALPVRAYHKLLVWDIMKKPLATRVAEQALNPLIGKSFVAYATKPHLPAVDAR; the protein is encoded by the coding sequence GTGCTGACCGTCGACTTCTCCCGGTTCCCGCTCGCCCCGGGCGACCGAGTCCTGGACCTCGGCTGCGGGGCCGGGCGGCACGCCTTCGAGTGCTACCGGCGCGGCGCGCAGGTCGTGGCCCTCGACCAGAACGCCGAGGAGATCCGCGAGGTCGCCAAGTGGTTCGCGGCGATGAAGGAGGCCGGCGAGGCCCCCGAGGGCGCCACCGCCACCGCCATGGAGGGCGACGCGCTCGCGCTGCCCTTCCCCGACGACTCCTTCGACGTCGTGATCATCTCCGAGGTCATGGAGCACATCCCGGACGACAAGGGAGTCCTCGCCGAGATGGTGCGGGTGCTCAAGCCCGGCGGCCGCATCGCGATCACCGTCCCGCGCTACGGGCCCGAGAAGGTCTGCTGGACCCTCTCCGACGCCTACCACGAGGTCGAGGGCGGCCACATCCGCATCTACCGGGCGGACGAACTCCTCGAGAAGATCCGCGAGGCCGGCCTCAAGCCCTACGGCACCCACCACGCCCACGCGCTGCACTCGCCGTACTGGTGGCTGAAGTGCGCGTTCGGCGTCGACAACGACAAGGCGCTGCCGGTGCGGGCGTACCACAAGCTGCTGGTCTGGGACATCATGAAGAAGCCGCTGGCCACCCGGGTCGCCGAGCAGGCCCTCAACCCCCTGATCGGCAAGAGCTTCGTGGCCTACGCGACCAAGCCGCACCTGCCCGCGGTGGACGCGCGGTGA
- a CDS encoding TetR family transcriptional regulator yields the protein MSADATPQRPAHSPLTERQEARRRRILHASAQLASRGGFDAVQMREVAESSQVALGTLYRYFPSKVHLLVATMQDQLEHMHGTLRKKPPTGEGAAERVAETLMRAFRALQREPHLADAMVRALTFADRSVSPEVDQVSRQTTAIILDSMGLTDPTPEQLSAVRVIEHTWHSALITWLSGRASIAQVRIDIETVCRLIDVTDPKAPRTHP from the coding sequence ATGTCTGCCGATGCCACCCCACAGCGCCCGGCGCACTCGCCTCTCACCGAGCGTCAGGAGGCGCGCCGTCGCCGCATCCTGCACGCGAGCGCGCAGTTGGCCAGCCGGGGCGGCTTCGACGCGGTGCAGATGCGGGAGGTCGCCGAGTCCTCGCAGGTCGCCCTCGGCACGCTCTACCGCTACTTCCCCTCCAAGGTGCATCTGCTGGTCGCCACGATGCAGGACCAGCTGGAGCACATGCACGGCACGCTGCGCAAGAAGCCCCCGACCGGCGAAGGCGCCGCGGAGCGCGTCGCGGAGACGCTGATGCGCGCCTTCCGCGCCCTGCAGCGCGAGCCGCACCTGGCGGACGCGATGGTGCGCGCGCTGACCTTCGCCGACCGCAGCGTGTCGCCGGAGGTGGACCAGGTGTCCCGGCAGACGACGGCGATCATCCTGGACTCGATGGGGCTGACCGACCCCACGCCCGAGCAGCTCTCCGCGGTCCGCGTCATCGAGCACACCTGGCACTCGGCGCTGATCACCTGGCTGTCCGGTCGCGCGTCCATCGCGCAGGTGCGCATCGACATCGAGACGGTGTGCCGGCTGATCGACGTGACCGACCCGAAGGCCCCCCGGACGCACCCGTAG
- a CDS encoding prenyltransferase/squalene oxidase repeat-containing protein: MTTPRTEHLVLPGVLTAGQAAATVAGILAVQREDGAIPWFRGHHLDPWDHTEAAMALDAAGEHEAADRAYAWLARHQNDDGSWYAAYADGAHDDVTDRGRETNFVAYIAVGVWHHYLSTGDDTFLDRMWPSVYAAIEYVLRLQQPGGQIGWRRDDDGTPTADALLTGSSSIHQALRCALAIAEQREEAQPDWELAAGTLRHAIRRHPERFLDKDRYSMDWYYPVLGGALTGTEAKSRIEADWERFVVPGLGVRCVVPNPWVTGGESAELALALWVMGESDRALEILQSIQHLRDADSGLYWTGFVFGDEEIWPRELTTWTAGSLLLAVAALGGHEATCAVFGGEQLPTGLEADCCA, translated from the coding sequence GTGACCACTCCCCGGACAGAACACCTGGTCCTGCCCGGGGTCCTCACCGCAGGGCAGGCCGCCGCGACCGTCGCCGGCATCCTCGCCGTGCAGCGGGAGGACGGCGCCATCCCGTGGTTCAGGGGCCACCACCTCGACCCCTGGGACCACACCGAGGCCGCCATGGCCCTGGACGCCGCGGGCGAGCACGAGGCCGCCGACCGCGCCTACGCGTGGCTGGCCCGGCACCAGAACGACGACGGCTCCTGGTACGCCGCCTATGCCGACGGCGCCCACGACGACGTCACCGACCGGGGCCGCGAGACGAACTTCGTCGCCTACATAGCGGTCGGCGTCTGGCACCACTACCTCTCCACCGGCGACGACACCTTCCTCGACCGGATGTGGCCGAGCGTGTACGCGGCGATCGAGTACGTGCTGCGGCTCCAGCAGCCCGGCGGCCAGATCGGCTGGCGGCGCGACGACGACGGAACGCCCACGGCCGACGCGCTGCTCACCGGCTCCTCCTCGATCCACCAGGCGCTGCGCTGTGCGCTCGCCATCGCCGAGCAGCGCGAAGAGGCACAGCCCGACTGGGAGTTGGCGGCCGGAACGCTGCGGCACGCGATACGACGGCACCCCGAGCGGTTCCTCGACAAGGACCGCTACTCGATGGACTGGTACTACCCGGTGCTGGGCGGCGCGTTGACCGGCACGGAGGCCAAGTCCCGCATCGAGGCCGACTGGGAGCGGTTCGTGGTGCCGGGCCTCGGCGTGCGGTGCGTCGTGCCCAACCCGTGGGTGACGGGCGGAGAGTCGGCCGAACTCGCCCTCGCCCTGTGGGTGATGGGCGAGTCCGACCGGGCACTGGAGATCCTGCAGTCCATCCAGCACCTGCGGGACGCCGACTCCGGGCTGTACTGGACCGGGTTCGTCTTCGGCGACGAGGAGATCTGGCCCCGCGAACTCACCACCTGGACCGCGGGGTCGTTGCTGCTCGCGGTCGCGGCCCTCGGCGGCCACGAGGCCACCTGCGCCGTGTTCGGCGGCGAGCAGCTTCCCACAGGACTCGAAGCGGACTGCTGCGCCTGA
- a CDS encoding ferredoxin translates to MGDRWHVEVDRSLCIGSAQCVHHAPGGFRLDTARQSHPVDPDMDANERVLAAAESCPVEAIMITLVGNGEAVFPPDE, encoded by the coding sequence ATGGGCGACCGCTGGCACGTCGAGGTGGACCGCTCCCTGTGCATCGGCTCCGCCCAGTGCGTCCACCACGCACCCGGCGGCTTTCGGCTGGACACCGCACGGCAGTCCCATCCGGTCGATCCGGACATGGACGCCAACGAGCGGGTGCTGGCCGCTGCGGAGAGCTGTCCGGTGGAGGCGATCATGATAACGCTGGTGGGGAACGGCGAGGCGGTCTTTCCTCCCGACGAGTGA
- a CDS encoding glycosyltransferase family 4 protein, with protein MTAEASQAGSRSDRASDGERPLKIALLTYKGNPFCGGQGVYVRHLSRELARLGHSVEVIGSQPYPVLDPGLEDRLTLTELPSLDLYRQPDPFRTPGRDEYRDWIDALEVATMWTGGFPEPLTFSLRARRHLRARRGEFDVVHDNQTLGYGLLGDVGAPLVTTIHHPITVDRQLELDAAEGRRRRLSVRRWYAFTRMQKRVARRLPSVLTVSGTSRQEIADHLGVRDDRIHVVHIGADTDLFSPDPSVAVVPGRIVTTSSADVPLKGLVFLVEALAKVRTEHSGAHLVVVGKRPQEGPVAQAIERYGLEGAVEFVKGISDAELVDLVRSAEVACVPSLYEGFSLPAAEAMATGTPLLATTGGAIPEVAGRDGDTCLAVPPGDAGALAAGLSRLLGDPALRARLGTAGRQRVLERFTWARAAEGTVARYREAIADGGRARVAPAIDAHGTTETPDASPAPLAAESPEAAESVEAVATADVVSEASDRESRATC; from the coding sequence GTGACCGCTGAGGCCAGTCAGGCGGGGTCCCGGAGTGACCGTGCTTCCGACGGCGAGCGACCGCTCAAGATCGCACTCCTCACCTATAAGGGGAACCCGTTCTGCGGGGGCCAGGGCGTCTACGTACGGCATCTGTCGAGGGAGCTCGCCCGCCTCGGGCACAGCGTCGAGGTGATCGGCTCCCAGCCCTACCCCGTGCTCGACCCGGGGCTCGAGGACCGCCTCACCCTCACCGAGCTGCCCAGCCTCGACCTCTACCGCCAGCCGGACCCCTTCCGCACGCCCGGACGGGACGAGTACCGGGACTGGATCGACGCCCTGGAAGTGGCGACGATGTGGACCGGCGGGTTCCCCGAGCCGCTGACGTTCTCCCTGCGCGCCCGCCGCCATCTGCGCGCCCGCCGCGGGGAGTTCGACGTCGTGCACGACAACCAGACCCTGGGCTACGGCCTGCTGGGCGACGTCGGCGCACCGCTGGTCACCACCATCCACCACCCCATCACCGTCGACCGGCAGTTGGAGCTGGACGCCGCCGAGGGACGACGGCGCCGCCTCTCGGTGCGCCGCTGGTACGCGTTCACCCGGATGCAGAAGCGCGTGGCGCGCCGACTGCCGTCCGTGCTCACCGTCTCCGGCACCTCCCGGCAGGAGATCGCCGACCACCTCGGCGTCCGCGACGACCGTATCCACGTCGTCCACATCGGCGCCGACACCGACCTGTTCTCGCCGGACCCGTCCGTGGCCGTCGTGCCGGGCCGGATCGTGACGACGTCCAGCGCGGACGTCCCGCTCAAGGGCCTGGTCTTCCTCGTCGAGGCGCTGGCCAAGGTGCGCACGGAGCACTCCGGGGCCCACCTCGTCGTCGTCGGCAAGCGCCCGCAGGAGGGGCCGGTCGCCCAGGCGATCGAGCGGTACGGCCTCGAAGGCGCCGTCGAGTTCGTCAAGGGCATCTCCGACGCCGAACTCGTCGACCTGGTGCGCTCGGCGGAGGTCGCCTGCGTGCCGTCGCTGTACGAGGGCTTCTCCCTGCCGGCCGCCGAGGCCATGGCCACCGGCACGCCGCTGCTCGCCACGACCGGCGGGGCGATCCCCGAGGTCGCCGGGCGCGACGGCGACACCTGCCTGGCCGTGCCGCCGGGCGACGCGGGCGCACTCGCCGCGGGCCTGAGCCGCCTGCTGGGCGACCCCGCCCTGCGGGCCCGGCTCGGCACGGCCGGACGGCAACGCGTGCTGGAGCGGTTCACCTGGGCGCGAGCCGCCGAGGGGACCGTCGCCCGCTACCGAGAGGCGATAGCCGACGGCGGCCGCGCACGGGTCGCCCCGGCCATCGACGCCCACGGCACCACCGAAACCCCCGACGCCTCCCCGGCCCCGCTCGCCGCCGAAAGCCCCGAGGCCGCGGAGAGCGTCGAGGCCGTGGCGACGGCCGACGTCGTATCCGAAGCATCCGATCGCGAAAGCAGGGCCACGTGCTGA